GCGCTTACCTATCACAAATGGGTGATGTATCTATCGACAAGGTAGATTGGGATGAAATCGAAAATAACGCATTTTTCTGTCCAGATGTCGACAAAGTAGAAGCGTTTGACCAGCTTATTCGTGATCTTAAGAAGCAAGGCGATTCAATCGGCGCTAAGCTGCAAGTTGTTGCTACCAACGTACCTGTTGGTCTTGGCGAGCCAATCTTCGACCGCCTAGATGCAGACATTGCTCACGCATTAATGAGTATCAACGCGGTAAAAGGCGTTGAGATTGGTGATGGCTTTGATGTTGTTAATCAAAAGGGCAGCGAACACCGTGATCCACTGACGCCTGAAGGTTTCACGAGCAATCACGCTGGTGGTATTTTAGGTGGTATCTCAACTGGTCAAGATATTGTTGCCAATATCGCACTAAAACCGACATCGAGCATCACGGTACCAGGTGAGACTATCACTAAAACTGGCGAGCCAACGCAACTGATCACTAAAGGTCGCCACGACCCATGTGTTGGCATTCGCGCAGTGCCAATTGCAGAGGCTATGCTGGCGATTGTATTGCTGGATCATCTATTGCGTCATCGTGGTCAGAACCACGGCGTACAAACAGAAACGCCAGTGATCTAACACTCGAAAAACCGAAGAATACTTAAAGCCCTGCTCATTAACAGCAGGGCTTTTTTTGTCCCAAATCACGTCTTGAGCAATAAATACCCCAAAATCCAGACGTTATGAAATTAGTCACAATATTTGTATGGGTATAGGTTCAAACTAAACACTCAACCATTGCTGGGGAGTGCATTTATTTGGACAGAAGGATCCGAAAAATGACTTGGAAGACGAGTAGGCGGGTAACCGCCGACTCAATGTAACTGTGCTTGTTTCCAATCATTTAAGGAGCTCTTTATGTCTCAACATGAAATTAGAAATATTGCCTTTGTCGGTCAAACAGGAACTGGCAAAACCAGCTTGATTGAACGTCTGCTTTACGAGTCCCACGCGATTAATAACTTAGGTCACGTCGAAGATGGCGATACCATTACCGACTTTGATGACCAGTCTATTCACTATCAGCATAGCGTTGAAGCGACCCCCGTTACCCTTTCTTGGCATAAGCACCAGATGAACATCATCGATACTCCGGGGCAAGCTGAGCTGCTTGGTCGAACCTTGAGTATATTCCCTGCGGTTGAGGCGACAGCATTGGTGCTCGATGCAGGGCTTGCAATCAACCAAGTGTCGGAACGCTTGTTCCAGTTCGCCCAGCAACAGAAAAAATGCCAGATGGTGATCGTCAACAAGATCGATCAAAATCCAGACAAAATCTTAGCGCTTCTAGAAGAGATAGAACAAAGGTTCGGCGCCCAATGTCTTCCTATCAATCTACCGT
This window of the Vibrio maritimus genome carries:
- the aroC gene encoding chorismate synthase, with protein sequence MAGNSIGQHFRVTTFGESHGIALGCVVDGCPPGLEITEADMQVDLDRRRPGTSKYTTQRREPDEVKILSGVFEGQTTGTSIGLLIENTDQRSKDYSEIKDKFRPGHADYTYHQKYGVRDYRGGGRSSARETAMRVAAGAIAKKYLKQEFGVEIRAYLSQMGDVSIDKVDWDEIENNAFFCPDVDKVEAFDQLIRDLKKQGDSIGAKLQVVATNVPVGLGEPIFDRLDADIAHALMSINAVKGVEIGDGFDVVNQKGSEHRDPLTPEGFTSNHAGGILGGISTGQDIVANIALKPTSSITVPGETITKTGEPTQLITKGRHDPCVGIRAVPIAEAMLAIVLLDHLLRHRGQNHGVQTETPVI